In the Loxodonta africana isolate mLoxAfr1 chromosome 1, mLoxAfr1.hap2, whole genome shotgun sequence genome, one interval contains:
- the MRPL2 gene encoding large ribosomal subunit protein uL2m isoform X2 has translation MALQALTRTLGSLSLAPPAVSAAAQNLLPAAQVISNAFLQSLSASVLLPCRPVLTFAALNAKFVSWKSHTKYTITPVKMKKSGGRDHTGHIRVHGIGGGHKQRYRMIDFLRFRPEQETKSGPFEEKVIVVRYDPCRSAHIALVAGGSRKRWIIATENMKAGDVILNSDHISRMAVAAREGDARPLGALPVGTLINNVESEPGRGAQYIRAAGAGNVHGNSGPSIQR, from the exons ATGGCCTTACAGGCGCTGACCCGCACTCTGGGCTCCCTAAGCCTGGCGCCCCCGGCCGTCTCCGCCGCCGCGCAGAACCTACTCCCCGCCGCCCAG GTGATAAGCAATGCCTTCCTCCAGTCACTCTCTGCCTCAGTGTTGCTTCCCTGCCGCCCAGTCCTTACCTTTGCGGCCCTGAATGCCAAGTTTGTGTCCTGGAAGAGTCATACCAAGTACACCATTACACCAGTGAAGATGAAGAAGTCTGGGGGCCGAGACCACACAG GCCACATCCGAGTGCATGGCATCGGCGGAGGCCACAAGCAGCGTTATCGAATGATAGACTTTCTGCGGTTCCGGCCCGAGCAGGAAACCAAGTCAGGACCTTTTGAGGAGAAGGTCATTGTTGTCCGCTATGATCCCTGTAG GTCAGCACACATAGCTCTGGTTGCTGGGGGCAGCCGGAAACGCTGGATCATTGCCACAGAAAACATGAAGGCTGGAGATGTAATCCTCAACTCTGACCACATAAGCCGAATGGCAG TTGCTGCTCGGGAAGGGGATGCACGTCCTCTTGGAGCCCTGCCTGTGGGTACCCTCATTAACAACGTGGAGAGTGAGCCAGGCCGGGGGGCCCAGTATATCAGAGCTGCAG